TAGTCGCCGTTGAGGTTGAGCGTGGCGATGACGCTGTACTCGGCGGGGCGCGTGAGGATCTGCTGGAGGAAGGCGTCGGCGATGACGTCCTTGATGATGATGTCGCGGCCGTTTGCGGTGATCTTCGTCCAGGGGCCGCCGTCGATGAGTTGGCCCTTGTACTTGGTCTTGGCCAGCTCGTAGCCCCAGTCACGGAAGCCGCCTTCGGTGAACTTCATGATGTTGCCCTTGTGCACGAGCGTCACGTTGGGCTTATTGTTGTCGATGGCGTACTGGATCGCCGCATCGACGAGGCGCTGCGTGCCTTCGCGGCTGACCGGCTTGATGCCGTAACCGGCGCTGGCGGGGAAGCGCACCTTCTTGAAGCGATCCGGGAAATTCGCCTTGAGCAGTTCGCCGAATTTCTTCGCGTCGTCGGTCCCTTCCTGGAACTCGATGCCGGCGTAGATGTCTTCGGTGTTCTCACGGAAGATGACCATGTCGATTTCTTCGGGCTTTTTGACGGGCGACGGCACGCCGGTGAAGTAGCGCACGGGGCGCAGACAAGTGTACAGATCCAGAAGCTGGCGCAGCGCCACGTTCAACGACCGGATGCCGCCGCCGACCGGCGTCGTCAGCGGGCCCTTGATGCCCACGAGCAGATCACGGAACGCCGCGACGGTCTCGTCCGGCAGCCAATTCCCCGTCTGGTTGAACGCTTTCTCGCCAGCGAGCACTTCCTGCCATGCGATCTTGCGCTTGCCGCCGTACGCCTTCTCGACCGCCGCATCGAACACGCGGACGCTCGCCCGCCAGATGTCCGGCCCTGTGCCGTCGCCTTCGATAAAGGGGATGATCGGATGATCGGGAACCTGAAGCTTGCCGTCGGCGGACATGCTGATTTTGCTGGCGGTGGCCATCGCGAAAGTCTCCATGAATCGAATCTTCGGGGGTTGAAAAGACCGTAAAGATAGCCGAAAA
This window of the Planctomycetota bacterium genome carries:
- a CDS encoding NADP-dependent isocitrate dehydrogenase; amino-acid sequence: MATASKISMSADGKLQVPDHPIIPFIEGDGTGPDIWRASVRVFDAAVEKAYGGKRKIAWQEVLAGEKAFNQTGNWLPDETVAAFRDLLVGIKGPLTTPVGGGIRSLNVALRQLLDLYTCLRPVRYFTGVPSPVKKPEEIDMVIFRENTEDIYAGIEFQEGTDDAKKFGELLKANFPDRFKKVRFPASAGYGIKPVSREGTQRLVDAAIQYAIDNNKPNVTLVHKGNIMKFTEGGFRDWGYELAKTKYKGQLIDGGPWTKITANGRDIIIKDVIADAFLQQILTRPAEYSVIATLNLNGDYISDALAAQVGGIGIAPGGNINYHTGHAIFEATHGTAPKYAGKDQVNPGSVILSGEMMFRFLGWTEAADLIIKGMDGAIGAKTVTYDFERLMDGAKLLKCSEFGDAIIKHMK